CATTTAATCACCCTATGCTAAAAAAATTAAACTAAATTACAATGTGTTTTATATAATATTTAAAGTTTATCCCTTATATTATAGTTAATGAAAAAGGCAGCCATTTAAAGTTCATCATATCTATTTTTTTTCTATAAAGACGAAATCAAAACCAGCACGAGATTTATTGATAATTTTATAATATATTAATACAATCAAACAATTGTTTGGAAGTATAATTTGAATTAGTCTTCCGTTCCCTGTCATTTCGTATTATTTTTACAGTTTTGCATCCCACACTATTCCCACAAATTATATCGCTTTCACTATCTCCTATCATCCAACTTTTATTAAAATCAATATTCCACTTATCCTTTGCCTTTAAAAGCATTTCATTTTTAGGTTTTCTACAATTGCAAGTTCCATCTAAATGAGGACAATAGTATATATCATCAATTTCAGGCAATAATTTAGTCATATAATTATGCACAATTTTTAAATCATTTTCGCTCATTAAACCTTTTCCAATTCCTTGCTGATTTGTTATTACAATTAATAAATAACCTTTATTTTTAAATTCTATTAAGGCTTCTTTTACTTTTGGTAGCAATTCAAACTCATCAGTGGATTTAACATAATCTCCTTCAAGTTTTTTATTTATGACTCCATCCCTATCAAGAAATATGGCTTTATTTGCTGGATTATTCATTAAATAACTCCTCCAAATTAACTGTTGCAGTTCCTATTTTTCCAACTACTATTGAGCTCGCCTTATTTGCCAATTTAACGGCATCTATTAAATCATGCCCTTTGTCAAGAGCATAGCCAATTGTTGCTATATATGTATCTCCTGCACCAGAAACATCGTGGAGCTCCATGACCTCTGTTGGAATATGATATATTTTTTTATCTTTGGTAATTAGCGTTGAACCTTTTTCACTTCTTGTAATTACTACATTTGCATTATAGTTATCTACAATTTCCATACCTGCTTTTTCAACATCTTTATCGTTGTTTTTTATTTCTCTTCCAACGATTCCTGAAGCCTCTTTTAAATTTGGTTTTATTAAAAACACATTTTTGCACAAGGCAATATTTTCTGGTTTTGGGTCCATTAATATTTTGCCTTTAAATTGTTTTTTTAGGAGCTCCATCAATTCTTCTGTAACTAATCCCTTTGCATAGTCTGAAATTATTAATATATCCGGATTTAATTCTAAAATTTTATCGACAAATAATTTTATATATTTGTTCCCAATATTATGTTTTTCTTCATAATCTACCCTTATAAGTTGCTGATTATATCCCAATGCTACAAACCTATGTTTTACAATGGTGGGTCTTCCATCAGATACAAAAAATGAATTTATATTCATTTTATTACATAATTCCATAATTTGTTTTCCAAAATAATCATTTTTATTATATATGCCCATCAACACAACGGATTCTTTTAACGATACTATATTGTTTGCAACATTTCCTGCTCCCCCAATGGCGTATTTTTCTTCAACCACCTGTAATACTGGCACAGGAGCTTCTGGATTTATTCTTTCAACTTTTCCATAGGTATATTTATCAAGCATTATATCCCCCAAAACACAAATCATTTTTTACCTCCTTTTATAGTTTTTAAAAGTTGTTTCTTAATCAATTAAAATTATTAAGATTTATATTTTTCCAAAACCCATTCAATTACGGTAGTTGTGGAAAATCCTTCAATAAATGGGATTATCTTTATTTTTCCGCCGTATTTTTTAATTATTTTTGATTCGGGTAAATCTTCCACAGAATAATCTCCACCCTTTACATGCACAGCTGGTTTTATAATTTCAATTAGGTCCATTGGAGTATCCTCTTCAAATGGAACTATAAAATCAACCGATTTTAAACTGTCCAAAACATACATTCTTGACTCCAATGGTATAATTGGTCTTTTATCTCCTTTTATATTTTTTATTGATTTATCTGAATTAATTCCAACTATTAATATATCTCCAAATTTTTTAGCATGATTTAAATATTCCACATGTCCTTTATGTAGTATATCAAAACATCCATTTGTAAAAACTATTTTTAAATTTTGATTTTTTAATTCATTTACCATATTATTAAGTAAATTTTTATTTTGTATTATCATAATTTTACCAATTCTTTTTCTACTTCTTCACATATAACATGATATATTGTTAAATGACATTCCTGTATTCTTGGGGTATTATTTGAATTAACTATTAGTGATAAATCAGCACAATCTTTTAATTTCCCTCCGTCTTTTCCAAGTAAAGCTATTGTATATAGCCCCATTTCTTTTGCTTTTTCTATGGCCTTAATAACATTTTCAGAGTTTCCACTTGTGGATATGCCGACTAAAATGTCACCATCATTTCCCAAACTTTCAACCTGCCTTTCAAATATTTTTTCAAATCCATAATCATTACCTATTGCTGTTAATATGGATGTATCTGTTGTTAAGGCAATTGCTGGAAATCCCCTTCGTTCTAATTTAAATCTCCCTACAATTTCTGCTGCAAAGTGTTGAGCATCTGCGGCACTTCCACCATTTCCACATATTAATATCTTATTTCCGTTTTTTAAACTATTTTTAATTATTTCAATAGATTTT
The window above is part of the Methanococcus aeolicus Nankai-3 genome. Proteins encoded here:
- a CDS encoding D-glycero-alpha-D-manno-heptose-1,7-bisphosphate 7-phosphatase — translated: MNNPANKAIFLDRDGVINKKLEGDYVKSTDEFELLPKVKEALIEFKNKGYLLIVITNQQGIGKGLMSENDLKIVHNYMTKLLPEIDDIYYCPHLDGTCNCRKPKNEMLLKAKDKWNIDFNKSWMIGDSESDIICGNSVGCKTVKIIRNDRERKTNSNYTSKQLFDCINIL
- a CDS encoding bifunctional heptose 7-phosphate kinase/heptose 1-phosphate adenyltransferase; this encodes MICVLGDIMLDKYTYGKVERINPEAPVPVLQVVEEKYAIGGAGNVANNIVSLKESVVLMGIYNKNDYFGKQIMELCNKMNINSFFVSDGRPTIVKHRFVALGYNQQLIRVDYEEKHNIGNKYIKLFVDKILELNPDILIISDYAKGLVTEELMELLKKQFKGKILMDPKPENIALCKNVFLIKPNLKEASGIVGREIKNNDKDVEKAGMEIVDNYNANVVITRSEKGSTLITKDKKIYHIPTEVMELHDVSGAGDTYIATIGYALDKGHDLIDAVKLANKASSIVVGKIGTATVNLEELFNE
- the rfaE2 gene encoding D-glycero-beta-D-manno-heptose 1-phosphate adenylyltransferase, translating into MIIQNKNLLNNMVNELKNQNLKIVFTNGCFDILHKGHVEYLNHAKKFGDILIVGINSDKSIKNIKGDKRPIIPLESRMYVLDSLKSVDFIVPFEEDTPMDLIEIIKPAVHVKGGDYSVEDLPESKIIKKYGGKIKIIPFIEGFSTTTVIEWVLEKYKS
- the gmhA gene encoding D-sedoheptulose 7-phosphate isomerase, with the protein product MNNQFKESAEVKINFIQNNEENLKKSIEIIKNSLKNGNKILICGNGGSAADAQHFAAEIVGRFKLERRGFPAIALTTDTSILTAIGNDYGFEKIFERQVESLGNDGDILVGISTSGNSENVIKAIEKAKEMGLYTIALLGKDGGKLKDCADLSLIVNSNNTPRIQECHLTIYHVICEEVEKELVKL